A window of the Hordeum vulgare subsp. vulgare chromosome 5H, MorexV3_pseudomolecules_assembly, whole genome shotgun sequence genome harbors these coding sequences:
- the LOC123452501 gene encoding chaperone protein dnaJ A7A, chloroplastic-like, protein MHGNARVRKKNSETEIRFGPAHPATIPSLARCPPSSARLSSLPYLAGVATPAAHMLHPVHRLPATPSRPAVHPHISPAPPSLRLRRVARTTPTTPVVCCSGFVGSLPVANQGSEFEPRSRSIYVGRGSVAIDPRFMASKNGTRGRGKHLASPTASLNHAPSPRFHHRRGSRFIVRAESDFYSVLGVSRNASKSEIKSAYRKLARSYHPDVNKEPGAEQKFKDISNAYEVLSDDEKRAIYDKYGEAGLKGSGMGTGDYSNPFDLFESLFEGFGGMGGMGGGRAARNRPMQGDDESYNLVLNFKEAVFGVEKEIEITRLEGCNTCDGSGAKPGTKPTTCKTCGGQGQVVSSTRTPLGIFQQVSTCNTCGGTGEFSTPCKTCGGDGRVCKTKRISLKVPAGVDSGSRLRVRSEGNAGRRGGPPGDLYVFIDVLSDSVLKRDGTNILYTCKVSYIDAILGTTVKVPTVDGVVDLKIPSGTQPGTTLVMSKKGVPLLGKSNARGDQLVRVQVEIPKRLSSDERKLIEELANLNKAEPANSRR, encoded by the exons ATGCACGGCAACGCGCGTGTCCGTAAGAAAAACAGCGAGACAGAGATAAGGTTTGGGCCAGCCCACCCAGCTACAATCCCCTCCCTCGCTCGCTGCCCACCAAGCTCAGCTCGCCTCTCCTCCCTGCCCTACCTCGCCGGCGTCGCCACCCCCGCCGCCCACATGCTCCACCCAGTGCACCGCCTCCCTGCCACTCCTTCCCGCCCGGCCGTCCACCCGCACATCTCCCCCGCGCCGCCCTCCCTTCGTCTCCGGCGAGTGGCCAGGACGACACCGACGACGCCTGTGGTATGCTGCTCCGGTTTCGTGGGTTCCCTGCCTGTAGCCAATCAGGGGAGCGAATTCGAACCTCGATCCAGATCGATCTATGTGGGGCGGGGTTCCGTGGCCATCGATCCGAGATTCATGGCGTCGAAAAATGG TACCAGAGGCAGAGGTAAACACCTAGCATCACCAACTGCTAGCTTAAATCATGCACCATCACCAAGATTTCACCACCGGAGGGGTTCACGGTTTATCGTTCGAGCTGAATCA GATTTCTATTCCGTACTTGGCGTGTCGAGAAATGCTAGTAAATCTGAAATCAAGAGTG CCTATCGGAAACTTGCTCGGAGCTATCACCCTGATGTGAACAA agAGCCTGGTGCTGAACAAAAGTTTAAGGATATCAGCAATGCTTATGAG GTTTTGTCTGATGATGAGAAACGCGCGATCTATGATAAATATGGAGAAGCTGGTCTGAAGGGTTCTGGCATGGGAACGGGA GATTACTCAAACCCATTTGATCTCTTTGAGTCACTATTCGAAGGATTTGGTGGAATGGGTGGAATGGGCGGGGGGCGTGCTGCTCGTAACAGGCCAATGCAGGGTGATGACGAGAGCTACAATTTGGTCCTCAACTTCAAGGAAGCGGTGTTTGGTGTAGAGAAAGAGATTGAGATAACTAGGCTGGAAGGCTGTAATACTTGCGATGGAAGTGGCGCCAAGCCTGGCACAAAGCCAACCACGTGTAAAACTTGTGGTGGTCAGGGCCAGGTGGTCTCCTCCACAAGGACACCACTTGGAATATTCCAGcaggtatccacatgcaatactTGTGGTGGCACTGGTGAATTCTCCACCCCATGCAAAACCTGTGGGGGTGATGGCCGTGTGTGCAAGACAAAGAGGATCAGTCTGAAGGTTCCTGCAGGAGTGGATTCTGGAAGCAGGTTGAGGGTCCGTTCTGAGGGGAATGCTGGTCGGAGAGGAGGCCCGCCAGGAGACCTTTATGTCTTTATTGATGTTCTCTCTGATTCAGTTCTTAAGCGAGATGGTACAAACATTCTCTATACATGCAAGGTTTCTTACATTGATGCAATTCTTGGGACAACTGTAAAGGTTCCCACTGTTGATGGGGTGGTTGACCTGAAGATCCCCTCGGGAACTCAGCCGGGTACAACTCTGGTGATGTCCAAGAAAGGTGTTCCACTTCTTGGTAAGTCTAACGCTCGTGGAGACCAGCTGGTACGTGTCCAGGTTGAGATTCCAAAGCGTCTAAGCAGTGATGAAAGAAAGCTGATCGAAGAGCTTGCaaatctcaacaaagctgaaccgGCAAACAGTAGGAGATGA